In the Brassica napus cultivar Da-Ae chromosome A7, Da-Ae, whole genome shotgun sequence genome, one interval contains:
- the LOC106353934 gene encoding F-box protein At1g67340, with product MLPVRKTKRAFYSAYAGDGVFTPGKKRRRCLSSPASVSKAGPDLLDTIPDDLVVSILRRLASTSRCPADFINVLMTCKRLKSLATSPLVLSRLSRKAIAVKAQNWSEDAHRFLKRCVDAGSLEACYTLGMIRFYCLQNRGNGASLMAKAAISSYAPALYSLAVIQFNGSGGSKNDKDLRAGVALCARAAFLGHVDALRELGHCLQDGYGVPQNVTEGRRFLVQANARELAAVLSSGNEACSWLTLSQPQVTNQIRGCPLLSDFGCNVPAPEIHPANRFLADWFAVRGGDAPGDGLRLCSHGGCGRPETRKHEFRRCSVCGVVNYCSRACQALDWKLRHKMDCAPVDQDAAGGDGEGNVQIEGNGNGDNVLVPMS from the exons ATGTTGCCCGTAAGAAAAACCAAAAGAGCTTTTTACTCCGCCTATGCTGGAGACGGCGTCTTTACGCCGGGAAAGAAACGACGAAGATGTCTTTCTTCTCCTGCGTCGGTATCTAAAGCCGGACCAGATTTGTTAGATACAATCCCAGACGATCTTGTTGTTTCTATCCTTCGCAGACTTGCTTCTACATCTCGATGCCCTGCTGATTTCATCAACGTTTTAATGAC ATGTAAGAGATTGAAGAGTTTAGCTACGAGTCCTCTTGTTCTGTCGAGATTGTCTCGGAAAGCGATTGCCGTAAAGGCTCAGAATTGGTCGGAAGATGCTCACCGGTTTCTCAAACGCTGCGTCGACGCCGGAAGCCTCGAAGCTTGCTACACTCTCGGCATG ATTCGGTTTTACTGTCTGCAAAACAGAGGAAACGGCGCGTCGCTGATGGCTAAAGCCGCGATTAGCTCCTACGCGCCTGCGTTATACTCTTTAGCCGTGATTCAGTTCAACGGAAGCGGCGGCTCCAAGAACGACAAGGATCTCCGAGCAGGCGTGGCTTTGTGCGCGCGTGCGGCTTTTTTGGGACACGTCGACGCGCTGCGTGAGCTCGGTCACTGTCTCCAAGACGGTTACGGTGTTCCGCAGAACGTCACCGAAGGTCGGAGATTCCTCGTTCAAGCCAACGCTCGTGAGCTCGCCGCCGTCTTATCCTCCGGGAACGAAGCTTGCTCGTGGCTCACTTTGTCGCAGCCTCAAGTCACTAACCAAATCCGTGGTTGTCCGTTGCTGAGTGATTTCGGATGTAATGTTCCGGCGCCGGAGATACATCCGGCGAACCGGTTTTTAGCGGATTGGTTCGCCGTGCGCGGCGGAGATGCTCCCGGAGATGGGTTGAGGTTGTGTTCTCACGGCGGATGTGGACGGCCGGAGACGAGGAAACATGAGTTTAGGAGGTGTTCTGTTTGCGGCGTTGTGAATTACTGTTCACGCGCTTGTCAAGCTCTTGATTGGAAACTCCGGCATAAGATGGATTGTGCTCCGGTGGATCAAGATGCGGCTGGTGGTGACGGAGAAGGTAACGTTCAGATTGAGGGAAACGGTAACGGTGATAACGTATTGGTGCCCATGAGTTGA